One genomic region from Clarias gariepinus isolate MV-2021 ecotype Netherlands chromosome 20, CGAR_prim_01v2, whole genome shotgun sequence encodes:
- the LOC128508847 gene encoding dynein axonemal assembly factor 11-like, which translates to MVRISEDLIRRRAEHNSFEIFSLEEISLHQQDIERIEHIDRWCRNLKILYLQNNLISKIENVGRLKKLEYLNLALNNIEVIENLEGCEDLQKLDLTLNFVGQLSSVESLSQNVHLRELFLVGNPCTEFKGYRQYVLACLPQLQRLDGKVITRAERIQVLRTFHDLKNGVLEQETEYIRKREKERKDGLKEISNCVTEDFQKNSSETTKVDRDQVSDLDCLPNQSSNLKDEERSFWYKPCTFTPESRLEAYRHLEEKRRAKEKVGEAETKHETSKTLITPEGRVLNVNEPKLDFTLIDDEENNCVLLNLHLYRHLDTSLVDVDVQPTYVRVTVKGKVIQLVLPAEVKPDSSTARRSQTTGHLLITMLKLHAEVRVKRASDGGCKENGTSETSKGKDRVIPGCQRLDFNPRESFAVQLANIVPKEAYTAQGPLQLSFGVEAMEKPVSKDFVDDPDVPPLM; encoded by the coding sequence ATGGTGCGCATCAGCGAGGACCTCATCCGCCGTCGTGCTGAGCACAACAGCTTTGAGATCTTTTCTCTGGAAGAGATTTCACTACATCAACAGGACATTGAACGAATAGAGCACATCGACAGGTGGTGCCGCAACCTGAAGATCCTCTACTTGCAAAACAACCTAATTTCCAAAATAGAGAACGTTGGCCGATTAAAAAAGCTGGAGTATCTGAATCTAGCGCTGAATAACATTGAAGTAATTGAAAACCTGGAAGGTTGTGAGGATCTCCAGAAGCTTGACCTGACTCTGAATTTCGTTGGTCAGTTAAGCAGCGTGGAGTCTTTGAGCCAGAACGTTCACCTCCGCGAGCTCTTTCTTGTGGGTAATCCCTGCACTGAGTTCAAGGGTTATAGGCAGTATGTGCTGGCCTGCCTGCCTCAGCTTCAGAGGTTAGACGGCAAGGTGATAACGCGAGCAGAGCGTATACAGGTGCTGAGAACCTTTCATGACTTGAAGAACGGTGTTCTAGAGCAAGAGACTGAATatataagaaagagagagaaagagaggaaagatGGTTTAAAGGAAATCTCAAACTGTGTCACAGAGGACTTCCAGAAGAACTCCTCTGAGACAACTAAAGTGGACCGAGACCAAGTCTCAGATCTTGACTGTCTTCCAAATCAAAGTTCAAACTTAAAAGATGAAGAGAGGAGTTTTTGGTACAAGCCATGCACGTTTACTCCAGAGTCGAGACTGGAGGCATATCGCCATCTAGAGGAGAAGAGGAGAGCGAAAGAGAAAGTCGGAGAGGCAGAGACGAAGCATGAGACTTCCAAAACTCTGATCACTCCTGAGGGAAGAGTCCTGAATGTAAACGAACCAAAGTTGGACTTCACTCTCATCGATGATGAAGAGAACAACTGTGTGCTTCtaaatctgcatttatacaggcATCTGGACACCTCCTTGGTGGATGTCGATGTTCAGCCTACATACGTGAGGGTGACCGTCAAAGGTAAGGTGATCCAGTTGGTTTTACCTGCTGAGGTTAAACCAGACAGCAGCACCGCGCGGAGATCTCAAACTACTGGCCACCTGCTTATTACCATGCTCAAGTTGCATGCAGAGGTCAGAGTAAAAAGAGCATCAGATGGTGGCTGCAAAGAAAACGGCACTTCAGAGACCTCAAAGGGAAAGGACAGGGTGATTCCTGGTTGCCAGAGATTGGATTTCAACCCCAGAGAAAGCTTTGCTGTACAACTGGCCAACATTGTCCCTAAAGAAGCCTACACTGCACAAGGTCCCCTGCAGCTCTCCTTTGGGGTTGAAGCAATGGAGAAGCCTGTCTCCAAAGACTTTGTGGATGACCCTGACGTGCCTCCTCTCATGtga